AAATTACTAAAATTAATAGGAGGAGAAAAGTTTGGAATAAATATATCGGTACCAATGGTATTGGAATATGAAGATGTGGCTAAAAGATTACTAGGTGAAATACCGCTAACTGAAGAAGATATAGATGACATTATAGATTACATTTGCAGTATATCTAAACAATGGGAAATACACTATTTATGGAGGCCATTCTTGAAGGATCCCAAAGATGATATGGTTTTGGAGTTAGCCGTAACCGCAAATTGTGATTATATAGTTACTTATAACCAACGAGATTTTCAAGGTAGTGAGCAATTTGCCATAAAAATCGTTACACCAAAAGATTTTTTGAAATTAATAGGAGAAACATAATGAGTACAATTAGTTTAAGACTTCCTGATTCTTTACATAACACCATTCGTAAATTGGCTGAGAAAGATAGTACTTCTATCAATCAGTTTATTACTATTGCTTTGGCTGAAAAGATTTCTGCTTTGATGACTGAAGATTATCTTAAGTCTCGGGCTAAACGCGGCAGTAGGGATAAATTTGATAAAGCTTTATCTAAGGTTTCTGATTCTTCTCCTCTTGACTTTGATTCTTTTTAACCTCTTTTGTTAAATGGCGACCGAACAAACGTTGCAGCGGACTCGGGTTGTCGCTCCGCAACAACCCTTCGCCGCTGAACTTTGGGTTCGGCCTCTAAATGAGTTACAGTAACCGATGATTTTGTGGAAAGAATATGAGAGCTTGGAAAAGTTTAGATAAAGAAATAGGAGGGTTGAGTCATAAAGATGTGTGGGAGAGTTTTAATGAGATGTTTGAATTTAACCCAAGCATTTATTCAGAAGATTGGCCATCAATAATAGAACCGAAACCATCAATAACTTACGACATATCAACTGCATACTACAATGGGAATGAAAATTATTTAGTACTAGAGAAAGATTTAAGCGTAAAAACTCTAGTAGCATTTAGAGAGTGTTTGTTTAGAGAAGATAAGTTATATGTGTTAAATTGGGAACATCCAAGTTATTTGTTTTATCCTTATGGTTCTTTTGATTTTACTAACTCAGAAGAGTGGTTGATTCCTGTTTTTCCTAATGGAGATTATTATATATTTTTGGCTGAAGATTTTAGTTTTGGTTTGTTTGGTCATCCTTGGGAACAATCTATTTGTGTTTTTGGGACGAAACTTATTTCTGCTTTTGAAAAATATAAACCTTTAT
The sequence above is a segment of the Candidatus Abawacabacteria bacterium genome. Coding sequences within it:
- a CDS encoding toxin-antitoxin system HicB family antitoxin; the encoded protein is MSTISLRLPDSLHNTIRKLAEKDSTSINQFITIALAEKISALMTEDYLKSRAKRGSRDKFDKALSKVSDSSPLDFDSF
- a CDS encoding DUF2716 domain-containing protein, which encodes MRAWKSLDKEIGGLSHKDVWESFNEMFEFNPSIYSEDWPSIIEPKPSITYDISTAYYNGNENYLVLEKDLSVKTLVAFRECLFREDKLYVLNWEHPSYLFYPYGSFDFTNSEEWLIPVFPNGDYYIFLAEDFSFGLFGHPWEQSICVFGTKLISAFEKYKPLLFTSILRSNL
- a CDS encoding putative toxin-antitoxin system toxin component, PIN family; the protein is MKKYEIVIDTNIIYAALKSSKGLSYKLLKLIGGEKFGINISVPMVLEYEDVAKRLLGEIPLTEEDIDDIIDYICSISKQWEIHYLWRPFLKDPKDDMVLELAVTANCDYIVTYNQRDFQGSEQFAIKIVTPKDFLKLIGET